From a region of the Arachis ipaensis cultivar K30076 chromosome B09, Araip1.1, whole genome shotgun sequence genome:
- the LOC107617886 gene encoding DExH-box ATP-dependent RNA helicase DExH5, mitochondrial isoform X1, producing the protein MPFIILSSSHPSLLTAKALKPSIHAMKDRPTLSSYGAIYVPPHHRLRSVITSANYNSSAPSVAKLRDHHGAALNPRPVASAAPTTVHRSQTTLPEQIPVKGNSRFVSAYDDVVSEEGSDREFEAPSFRSASPNDNVDEWMRKLTLLLNDKSKQELLSREKKDRRDFDQIALLASRMGLYSHMYAKVVVFSKVPLPNYRYDLDDRRPQREVSMPITLLRRVDAYFEEHLTRKSKMKESFSDVSFTRSSSNSSIGTDEGLFEHPEPLASSKAVGEKILRRRSLQMHDQQQAWQESPEGRRMLEFRRSLPAYKEKKAILSLLSRNQVVVISGETGCGKTTQIPQFILESEIESVRGAACNIICTQPRRISAMSVSERVAYERGEKLGESVGYKVRLEGMKGRDTHLLFCTTGILLRRLLADRNLTGVTHVIVDEIHERGMNEDFLLIVLKDLLPHRPEMKLILMSATLDSELFSSYFNGAPVMNIPGFTYPVRTHFLEDILEMTGYRLTTSNQIDDYGQERMWKMNKQVPRKRKSQIAYVVEDAIRAADFKDYSPQTQESLSCWNPDCIGFSLIEYILCMICENERPGAVLVFMTGWDDISTLKEKFLAHPVLGDPNRVLLLTCHGSMGSSEQRLIFEEPKDGVRKIVLATNIAETSITINDVVFVLDCGKAKETSYDALNNTPCLLPTWISKVSAQQRRGRAGRVQPGVCYHIYPRCVYDAFAEYQLPEILRTPLQSLCLQIKSLRLGSIPEFLSRALQSPEILAVQNAIEYLKIIGALDENENLTTLGSYLTMLPMEPKLGKMLILGAIFNCLDPILTVAAGLSVRDPFLTPLDKKDLAEAAKSQFAGAYSDHLALIKAYEGWKDAELDIGGCEYCWKNFLSAQSMKAIDALRREFRCLLKDIGLVDSNTANCNLWSCDVNLIRAVICYGLYPGICAVVHNEKSFSLKTMEDGQVLLYSNSVNARETRIPYPWLLFNEKIKVNSVFLRDSTAVPDAVVLLFGGNLLKGDADGHLKMLGGYLEFFMEPPVADLYQCVKRELDDLIQRKLLFPKMSIHLYDELLSAVRLLISIDTCEGKFVFGRRVFKPAKSTVMATSHPASISRTESGPGGDNSKSQLQTLLTRAGYAAPSYKTKQLKNNQFRATVEFNGMQIMGQPCSNKKSAEKDAAAEALQWLMGGKQSGSEYISHMSKLLKKSKKDHN; encoded by the exons ATGCCCTTCAttattctctcttcttcacacccttCTTTGTTGACCGCCAAAGCCCTAAAACCTTCGATTCACGCCATGAAGGACCGCCCTACGCTGTCCTCTTATGGCGCCATTTACGTTCCCCCGCACCACCGCCTCCGCTCCGTCATCACTTCCGCCAATTACAACTCCTCCGCTCCCTCTGTAGCCAAGCTCCGGGATCACCATGGCGCAGCTCTAAACCCTAGACCCGTTGCTTCAGCTGCTCCTACCACTGTGCATCGCTCGCAAACGACGTTGCCGGAGCAAATTCCTGTCAAGGGGAATTCGCGCTTTGTTTCAGCTTACGACGACGTGGTTTCCGAGGAAGGCTCCGATCGTGAATTCGAGGCTCCCTCATTTCGG AGTGCTTCACCAAATGATAACGTTGATGAGTGGATGAGGAAGCTAACATTGCTCTTAAACGACAAGAGTAAGCAAGAGTTGTTGTCCAGGGAGAAAAAGGATAGGCGTGATTTTGATCAAATTGCGCTTTTGGCAAGCAGAATGGGGCTGTATAG CCACATGTATGCAAAGGTTGTTGTCTTCAGTAAGGTTCCACTTCCAAACTATAGATATGACTTGGACGATAGGCGGCCGCAGAGGGAG GTGAGCATGCCTATAACCTTGTTAAGGCGAGTTGATGCATACTTTGAGGAACACCTTACCCGAAAGTCCAAGATGAAGGAAAGCTTTTCAGATGTATCATTTACAAGATCAAGCAGTAACAGTAGTATTGGTACAGATGAAGGGCTTTTTGAGCACCCTGAGCCACTTGCATCTAGTAAGGCTGTTGGGGAGAAAATACTTAGGCGGAGGAGCTTGCAAATGCATGATCAGCAGCAAGCATGGCAG GAATCTCCAGAAGGAAGAAGAATGCTAGAATTTCGCAGGAGTCTCCCTGCTTATAAAGAGAAAAAAGCAATATTGTCTCTCTTATCAAGAAATCAG GTAGTTGTCATCTCAGGCGAAACAGGTTGTGGCAAGACAACTCAAATTCCACAGTTTATTTTAGAATCTGAGATAGAATCAGTTCGAGGAGCTGCTTGTAATATCATATGCACACAACCAAGACGCATATCAGCTATGTCTGTTTCTGAAAGGGTTGCCTACGAGAGAGGGGAGAAATTGGGTGAATCT GTTGGATATAAAGTTCGATTGGAGGGTATGAAGGGGAGAGATACCCATCTTCTCTTTTGCACCACGGGCATCTTATTAAGAAGATTGCTAGCTGATAGAAACTTAACAGGTGTAACTCATGTTATCGTGGATGAAATTCATGAGCGTGGGATGAATGAAG ATTTTCTGCTTATCGTCCTTAAAGATCTCCTTCCTCACCGACCTGAAATGAAACTGATTTTGATGAGTGCTACCCTAGATTCAGAGCTCTTCTCTTCTTACTTTAATGGGGCACCAGTTATGAATATTCCG GGCTTCACATATCCCGTTAGAACTCATTTTTTGGAGGACATTCTTGAAATGACGGGCTACAGATTGACAACTTCTAATCAAATTGATGATTATGGTCAAGAAAGGATGTGGAAAATGAACAAACAGGTCCCAAGAAAGAGGAAAAGCCAAATTGCTTATGTTGTCGAG GATGCTATTAGAGCTGCTGATTTCAAAGATTACAGCCCACAGACACAGGAGTCTTTGTCGTGTTGGAATCCTGATTGTATTGGATTTAGTCTCATAGAATATATCCTATGCATGATATGTGAGAATGAAAGGCCTGGTGCTGTTTTAGTTTTTATGACTGGATGGGATGATATAAGCACTTTGAAAGAGAAGTTTTTGGCTCATCCTGTCTTAGGAGATCCAAATCGAGTTTTGTTGCTTACCTGTCATGGCTCAATGGGCAGTTCAGAACAG AGGTTAATATTTGAAGAACCCAAAGATGGAGTAAGAAAAATAGTGCTTGCAACAAATATCGCTGAAACGAGTATCACAATAAATGACGTTGTTTTTGTGCTTGACTGCGGAAAAGCAAAAGAAACATCATATGATGCACTGAATAACACGCCCTGTTTGCTTCCAACATGGATCTCTAAGGTTTCTGCCCAACAG AGACGAGGAAGAGCTGGTCGTGTTCAACCTGGAGTGTGTTACCATATCTATCCTAGATGTGTATATGATGCATTTGCTGAGTATCAATTGCCAGAAATTTTGAGGACACCCTTGCAATCTCTGTGTCTGCAAATAAAAAGTCTAAGACTTGGAAGCATACCTGAGTTCTTGTCTAGGGCTTTGCAGTCTCCGGAGATCCTTGCG GTACAAAATGCTATTGAGTATTTGAAAATAATTGGGGCTTTGGATGAGAATGAGAATTTGACTACTCTAG GGTCCTATCTGACAATGCTTCCTATGGAACCCAAACTTGGCAAGATGCTTATATTAGGGGCTATCTTCAATTGCCTGGATCCAATATTAACTGTGGCTGCTGGCCTTAGTGTGAGAGATCCTTTCCTAACACCACTGGACAAAAAAGAT CTTGCAGAGGCAGCAAAATCTCAGTTTGCTGGAGCATATAGTGACCACCTTGCACTTATAAAGGCTTACGAGGGTTGGAAAGATGCAGAATTAGACATTGGAGGATGTGAATATTGCTGGAAAAATTTTCTTTCAGCACAATCAATGAAAGCTATTGATGCTCTTAGGAGAGAGTTCAGATGCCTGCTCAAGGATATTGGATTAGTTGATAGCAATACAGCCAACTGCAACTTGTGGAGCTGTGATGTGAATCTCATCCGGGCAGTTATTTGCTATGGTCTATATCCTGGAATTTGCGCTGTTGTG CACAATGAAAAGTCATTCTCTTTGAAAACAATGGAGGATGGTCAAGTGCTCCTATATTCG AACTCCGTCAATGCTCGGGAAACTAGAATTCCATATCCATGGTTACTTTTTAATGAGAAGATAAAAGTGAACTCTGTTTTCCTCCGCGACTCCACAGCTGTGCCTGATGCAGTGGTGCTTCTGTTTGGTGGGAACTTATTGAAAGGGGATGCT gatggccacttaAAAATGTTGGGAGGATATCTGGAGTTCTTCATGGAACCTCCTGTTGCTGATCTGTACCAGTGTGTAAAGAGAGAACTTGATGACTTAATTCAAAGAAAA CTACTTTTTCCAAAGATGAGCATACACTTGTATGATGAACTCCTATCAGCAGTGCGGTTGCTGATTTCCATAGACACATGTGAAGGCAAATTTGTATTTGGTCGTCGGGTCTTTAAACCAGCAAAGTCAACAGTGATGGCCACATCACATCCAGCATCGATTTCAAGGACTGAGAGTGGCCCTGGGGGTGATAATTCTAAAAGTCAGCTCCAGACCTTACTCACAAGAGCAGGATATGCTGCACCCAGCTACAAGACTAAACAATTGAAGAATAATCAGTTTCGGGCTACAGTTGAGTTCAATGGAATGCAGATAATGGGCCAACCCTGTAGCAATAAGAAAAGTGCAGAAAAAGATGCTGCAGCTGAGGCCTTGCAGTGGCTGATGGGTGGAAAACAGTCGGGCAGTGAGTATATCAGTCACATGTCCAAGTTGCTGAAGAAAAGTAAGAAGGATCACAACTGA
- the LOC107617886 gene encoding DExH-box ATP-dependent RNA helicase DExH5, mitochondrial isoform X2, with the protein MPFIILSSSHPSLLTAKALKPSIHAMKDRPTLSSYGAIYVPPHHRLRSVITSANYNSSAPSVAKLRDHHGAALNPRPVASAAPTTVHRSQTTLPEQIPVKGNSRFVSAYDDVVSEEGSDREFEAPSFRSASPNDNVDEWMRKLTLLLNDKSKQELLSREKKDRRDFDQIALLASRMGLYSHMYAKVVVFSKVPLPNYRYDLDDRRPQREVSMPITLLRRVDAYFEEHLTRKSKMKESFSDVSFTRSSSNSSIGTDEGLFEHPEPLASSKAVGEKILRRRSLQMHDQQQAWQESPEGRRMLEFRRSLPAYKEKKAILSLLSRNQVVVISGETGCGKTTQIPQFILESEIESVRGAACNIICTQPRRISAMSVSERVAYERGEKLGESVGYKVRLEGMKGRDTHLLFCTTGILLRRLLADRNLTGVTHVIVDEIHERGMNEDFLLIVLKDLLPHRPEMKLILMSATLDSELFSSYFNGAPVMNIPGFTYPVRTHFLEDILEMTGYRLTTSNQIDDYGQERMWKMNKQVPRKRKSQIAYVVERLIFEEPKDGVRKIVLATNIAETSITINDVVFVLDCGKAKETSYDALNNTPCLLPTWISKVSAQQRRGRAGRVQPGVCYHIYPRCVYDAFAEYQLPEILRTPLQSLCLQIKSLRLGSIPEFLSRALQSPEILAVQNAIEYLKIIGALDENENLTTLGSYLTMLPMEPKLGKMLILGAIFNCLDPILTVAAGLSVRDPFLTPLDKKDLAEAAKSQFAGAYSDHLALIKAYEGWKDAELDIGGCEYCWKNFLSAQSMKAIDALRREFRCLLKDIGLVDSNTANCNLWSCDVNLIRAVICYGLYPGICAVVHNEKSFSLKTMEDGQVLLYSNSVNARETRIPYPWLLFNEKIKVNSVFLRDSTAVPDAVVLLFGGNLLKGDADGHLKMLGGYLEFFMEPPVADLYQCVKRELDDLIQRKLLFPKMSIHLYDELLSAVRLLISIDTCEGKFVFGRRVFKPAKSTVMATSHPASISRTESGPGGDNSKSQLQTLLTRAGYAAPSYKTKQLKNNQFRATVEFNGMQIMGQPCSNKKSAEKDAAAEALQWLMGGKQSGSEYISHMSKLLKKSKKDHN; encoded by the exons ATGCCCTTCAttattctctcttcttcacacccttCTTTGTTGACCGCCAAAGCCCTAAAACCTTCGATTCACGCCATGAAGGACCGCCCTACGCTGTCCTCTTATGGCGCCATTTACGTTCCCCCGCACCACCGCCTCCGCTCCGTCATCACTTCCGCCAATTACAACTCCTCCGCTCCCTCTGTAGCCAAGCTCCGGGATCACCATGGCGCAGCTCTAAACCCTAGACCCGTTGCTTCAGCTGCTCCTACCACTGTGCATCGCTCGCAAACGACGTTGCCGGAGCAAATTCCTGTCAAGGGGAATTCGCGCTTTGTTTCAGCTTACGACGACGTGGTTTCCGAGGAAGGCTCCGATCGTGAATTCGAGGCTCCCTCATTTCGG AGTGCTTCACCAAATGATAACGTTGATGAGTGGATGAGGAAGCTAACATTGCTCTTAAACGACAAGAGTAAGCAAGAGTTGTTGTCCAGGGAGAAAAAGGATAGGCGTGATTTTGATCAAATTGCGCTTTTGGCAAGCAGAATGGGGCTGTATAG CCACATGTATGCAAAGGTTGTTGTCTTCAGTAAGGTTCCACTTCCAAACTATAGATATGACTTGGACGATAGGCGGCCGCAGAGGGAG GTGAGCATGCCTATAACCTTGTTAAGGCGAGTTGATGCATACTTTGAGGAACACCTTACCCGAAAGTCCAAGATGAAGGAAAGCTTTTCAGATGTATCATTTACAAGATCAAGCAGTAACAGTAGTATTGGTACAGATGAAGGGCTTTTTGAGCACCCTGAGCCACTTGCATCTAGTAAGGCTGTTGGGGAGAAAATACTTAGGCGGAGGAGCTTGCAAATGCATGATCAGCAGCAAGCATGGCAG GAATCTCCAGAAGGAAGAAGAATGCTAGAATTTCGCAGGAGTCTCCCTGCTTATAAAGAGAAAAAAGCAATATTGTCTCTCTTATCAAGAAATCAG GTAGTTGTCATCTCAGGCGAAACAGGTTGTGGCAAGACAACTCAAATTCCACAGTTTATTTTAGAATCTGAGATAGAATCAGTTCGAGGAGCTGCTTGTAATATCATATGCACACAACCAAGACGCATATCAGCTATGTCTGTTTCTGAAAGGGTTGCCTACGAGAGAGGGGAGAAATTGGGTGAATCT GTTGGATATAAAGTTCGATTGGAGGGTATGAAGGGGAGAGATACCCATCTTCTCTTTTGCACCACGGGCATCTTATTAAGAAGATTGCTAGCTGATAGAAACTTAACAGGTGTAACTCATGTTATCGTGGATGAAATTCATGAGCGTGGGATGAATGAAG ATTTTCTGCTTATCGTCCTTAAAGATCTCCTTCCTCACCGACCTGAAATGAAACTGATTTTGATGAGTGCTACCCTAGATTCAGAGCTCTTCTCTTCTTACTTTAATGGGGCACCAGTTATGAATATTCCG GGCTTCACATATCCCGTTAGAACTCATTTTTTGGAGGACATTCTTGAAATGACGGGCTACAGATTGACAACTTCTAATCAAATTGATGATTATGGTCAAGAAAGGATGTGGAAAATGAACAAACAGGTCCCAAGAAAGAGGAAAAGCCAAATTGCTTATGTTGTCGAG AGGTTAATATTTGAAGAACCCAAAGATGGAGTAAGAAAAATAGTGCTTGCAACAAATATCGCTGAAACGAGTATCACAATAAATGACGTTGTTTTTGTGCTTGACTGCGGAAAAGCAAAAGAAACATCATATGATGCACTGAATAACACGCCCTGTTTGCTTCCAACATGGATCTCTAAGGTTTCTGCCCAACAG AGACGAGGAAGAGCTGGTCGTGTTCAACCTGGAGTGTGTTACCATATCTATCCTAGATGTGTATATGATGCATTTGCTGAGTATCAATTGCCAGAAATTTTGAGGACACCCTTGCAATCTCTGTGTCTGCAAATAAAAAGTCTAAGACTTGGAAGCATACCTGAGTTCTTGTCTAGGGCTTTGCAGTCTCCGGAGATCCTTGCG GTACAAAATGCTATTGAGTATTTGAAAATAATTGGGGCTTTGGATGAGAATGAGAATTTGACTACTCTAG GGTCCTATCTGACAATGCTTCCTATGGAACCCAAACTTGGCAAGATGCTTATATTAGGGGCTATCTTCAATTGCCTGGATCCAATATTAACTGTGGCTGCTGGCCTTAGTGTGAGAGATCCTTTCCTAACACCACTGGACAAAAAAGAT CTTGCAGAGGCAGCAAAATCTCAGTTTGCTGGAGCATATAGTGACCACCTTGCACTTATAAAGGCTTACGAGGGTTGGAAAGATGCAGAATTAGACATTGGAGGATGTGAATATTGCTGGAAAAATTTTCTTTCAGCACAATCAATGAAAGCTATTGATGCTCTTAGGAGAGAGTTCAGATGCCTGCTCAAGGATATTGGATTAGTTGATAGCAATACAGCCAACTGCAACTTGTGGAGCTGTGATGTGAATCTCATCCGGGCAGTTATTTGCTATGGTCTATATCCTGGAATTTGCGCTGTTGTG CACAATGAAAAGTCATTCTCTTTGAAAACAATGGAGGATGGTCAAGTGCTCCTATATTCG AACTCCGTCAATGCTCGGGAAACTAGAATTCCATATCCATGGTTACTTTTTAATGAGAAGATAAAAGTGAACTCTGTTTTCCTCCGCGACTCCACAGCTGTGCCTGATGCAGTGGTGCTTCTGTTTGGTGGGAACTTATTGAAAGGGGATGCT gatggccacttaAAAATGTTGGGAGGATATCTGGAGTTCTTCATGGAACCTCCTGTTGCTGATCTGTACCAGTGTGTAAAGAGAGAACTTGATGACTTAATTCAAAGAAAA CTACTTTTTCCAAAGATGAGCATACACTTGTATGATGAACTCCTATCAGCAGTGCGGTTGCTGATTTCCATAGACACATGTGAAGGCAAATTTGTATTTGGTCGTCGGGTCTTTAAACCAGCAAAGTCAACAGTGATGGCCACATCACATCCAGCATCGATTTCAAGGACTGAGAGTGGCCCTGGGGGTGATAATTCTAAAAGTCAGCTCCAGACCTTACTCACAAGAGCAGGATATGCTGCACCCAGCTACAAGACTAAACAATTGAAGAATAATCAGTTTCGGGCTACAGTTGAGTTCAATGGAATGCAGATAATGGGCCAACCCTGTAGCAATAAGAAAAGTGCAGAAAAAGATGCTGCAGCTGAGGCCTTGCAGTGGCTGATGGGTGGAAAACAGTCGGGCAGTGAGTATATCAGTCACATGTCCAAGTTGCTGAAGAAAAGTAAGAAGGATCACAACTGA
- the LOC107617886 gene encoding DExH-box ATP-dependent RNA helicase DExH5, mitochondrial isoform X3, translating to MPITLLRRVDAYFEEHLTRKSKMKESFSDVSFTRSSSNSSIGTDEGLFEHPEPLASSKAVGEKILRRRSLQMHDQQQAWQESPEGRRMLEFRRSLPAYKEKKAILSLLSRNQVVVISGETGCGKTTQIPQFILESEIESVRGAACNIICTQPRRISAMSVSERVAYERGEKLGESVGYKVRLEGMKGRDTHLLFCTTGILLRRLLADRNLTGVTHVIVDEIHERGMNEDFLLIVLKDLLPHRPEMKLILMSATLDSELFSSYFNGAPVMNIPGFTYPVRTHFLEDILEMTGYRLTTSNQIDDYGQERMWKMNKQVPRKRKSQIAYVVEDAIRAADFKDYSPQTQESLSCWNPDCIGFSLIEYILCMICENERPGAVLVFMTGWDDISTLKEKFLAHPVLGDPNRVLLLTCHGSMGSSEQRLIFEEPKDGVRKIVLATNIAETSITINDVVFVLDCGKAKETSYDALNNTPCLLPTWISKVSAQQRRGRAGRVQPGVCYHIYPRCVYDAFAEYQLPEILRTPLQSLCLQIKSLRLGSIPEFLSRALQSPEILAVQNAIEYLKIIGALDENENLTTLGSYLTMLPMEPKLGKMLILGAIFNCLDPILTVAAGLSVRDPFLTPLDKKDLAEAAKSQFAGAYSDHLALIKAYEGWKDAELDIGGCEYCWKNFLSAQSMKAIDALRREFRCLLKDIGLVDSNTANCNLWSCDVNLIRAVICYGLYPGICAVVHNEKSFSLKTMEDGQVLLYSNSVNARETRIPYPWLLFNEKIKVNSVFLRDSTAVPDAVVLLFGGNLLKGDADGHLKMLGGYLEFFMEPPVADLYQCVKRELDDLIQRKLLFPKMSIHLYDELLSAVRLLISIDTCEGKFVFGRRVFKPAKSTVMATSHPASISRTESGPGGDNSKSQLQTLLTRAGYAAPSYKTKQLKNNQFRATVEFNGMQIMGQPCSNKKSAEKDAAAEALQWLMGGKQSGSEYISHMSKLLKKSKKDHN from the exons ATGCCTATAACCTTGTTAAGGCGAGTTGATGCATACTTTGAGGAACACCTTACCCGAAAGTCCAAGATGAAGGAAAGCTTTTCAGATGTATCATTTACAAGATCAAGCAGTAACAGTAGTATTGGTACAGATGAAGGGCTTTTTGAGCACCCTGAGCCACTTGCATCTAGTAAGGCTGTTGGGGAGAAAATACTTAGGCGGAGGAGCTTGCAAATGCATGATCAGCAGCAAGCATGGCAG GAATCTCCAGAAGGAAGAAGAATGCTAGAATTTCGCAGGAGTCTCCCTGCTTATAAAGAGAAAAAAGCAATATTGTCTCTCTTATCAAGAAATCAG GTAGTTGTCATCTCAGGCGAAACAGGTTGTGGCAAGACAACTCAAATTCCACAGTTTATTTTAGAATCTGAGATAGAATCAGTTCGAGGAGCTGCTTGTAATATCATATGCACACAACCAAGACGCATATCAGCTATGTCTGTTTCTGAAAGGGTTGCCTACGAGAGAGGGGAGAAATTGGGTGAATCT GTTGGATATAAAGTTCGATTGGAGGGTATGAAGGGGAGAGATACCCATCTTCTCTTTTGCACCACGGGCATCTTATTAAGAAGATTGCTAGCTGATAGAAACTTAACAGGTGTAACTCATGTTATCGTGGATGAAATTCATGAGCGTGGGATGAATGAAG ATTTTCTGCTTATCGTCCTTAAAGATCTCCTTCCTCACCGACCTGAAATGAAACTGATTTTGATGAGTGCTACCCTAGATTCAGAGCTCTTCTCTTCTTACTTTAATGGGGCACCAGTTATGAATATTCCG GGCTTCACATATCCCGTTAGAACTCATTTTTTGGAGGACATTCTTGAAATGACGGGCTACAGATTGACAACTTCTAATCAAATTGATGATTATGGTCAAGAAAGGATGTGGAAAATGAACAAACAGGTCCCAAGAAAGAGGAAAAGCCAAATTGCTTATGTTGTCGAG GATGCTATTAGAGCTGCTGATTTCAAAGATTACAGCCCACAGACACAGGAGTCTTTGTCGTGTTGGAATCCTGATTGTATTGGATTTAGTCTCATAGAATATATCCTATGCATGATATGTGAGAATGAAAGGCCTGGTGCTGTTTTAGTTTTTATGACTGGATGGGATGATATAAGCACTTTGAAAGAGAAGTTTTTGGCTCATCCTGTCTTAGGAGATCCAAATCGAGTTTTGTTGCTTACCTGTCATGGCTCAATGGGCAGTTCAGAACAG AGGTTAATATTTGAAGAACCCAAAGATGGAGTAAGAAAAATAGTGCTTGCAACAAATATCGCTGAAACGAGTATCACAATAAATGACGTTGTTTTTGTGCTTGACTGCGGAAAAGCAAAAGAAACATCATATGATGCACTGAATAACACGCCCTGTTTGCTTCCAACATGGATCTCTAAGGTTTCTGCCCAACAG AGACGAGGAAGAGCTGGTCGTGTTCAACCTGGAGTGTGTTACCATATCTATCCTAGATGTGTATATGATGCATTTGCTGAGTATCAATTGCCAGAAATTTTGAGGACACCCTTGCAATCTCTGTGTCTGCAAATAAAAAGTCTAAGACTTGGAAGCATACCTGAGTTCTTGTCTAGGGCTTTGCAGTCTCCGGAGATCCTTGCG GTACAAAATGCTATTGAGTATTTGAAAATAATTGGGGCTTTGGATGAGAATGAGAATTTGACTACTCTAG GGTCCTATCTGACAATGCTTCCTATGGAACCCAAACTTGGCAAGATGCTTATATTAGGGGCTATCTTCAATTGCCTGGATCCAATATTAACTGTGGCTGCTGGCCTTAGTGTGAGAGATCCTTTCCTAACACCACTGGACAAAAAAGAT CTTGCAGAGGCAGCAAAATCTCAGTTTGCTGGAGCATATAGTGACCACCTTGCACTTATAAAGGCTTACGAGGGTTGGAAAGATGCAGAATTAGACATTGGAGGATGTGAATATTGCTGGAAAAATTTTCTTTCAGCACAATCAATGAAAGCTATTGATGCTCTTAGGAGAGAGTTCAGATGCCTGCTCAAGGATATTGGATTAGTTGATAGCAATACAGCCAACTGCAACTTGTGGAGCTGTGATGTGAATCTCATCCGGGCAGTTATTTGCTATGGTCTATATCCTGGAATTTGCGCTGTTGTG CACAATGAAAAGTCATTCTCTTTGAAAACAATGGAGGATGGTCAAGTGCTCCTATATTCG AACTCCGTCAATGCTCGGGAAACTAGAATTCCATATCCATGGTTACTTTTTAATGAGAAGATAAAAGTGAACTCTGTTTTCCTCCGCGACTCCACAGCTGTGCCTGATGCAGTGGTGCTTCTGTTTGGTGGGAACTTATTGAAAGGGGATGCT gatggccacttaAAAATGTTGGGAGGATATCTGGAGTTCTTCATGGAACCTCCTGTTGCTGATCTGTACCAGTGTGTAAAGAGAGAACTTGATGACTTAATTCAAAGAAAA CTACTTTTTCCAAAGATGAGCATACACTTGTATGATGAACTCCTATCAGCAGTGCGGTTGCTGATTTCCATAGACACATGTGAAGGCAAATTTGTATTTGGTCGTCGGGTCTTTAAACCAGCAAAGTCAACAGTGATGGCCACATCACATCCAGCATCGATTTCAAGGACTGAGAGTGGCCCTGGGGGTGATAATTCTAAAAGTCAGCTCCAGACCTTACTCACAAGAGCAGGATATGCTGCACCCAGCTACAAGACTAAACAATTGAAGAATAATCAGTTTCGGGCTACAGTTGAGTTCAATGGAATGCAGATAATGGGCCAACCCTGTAGCAATAAGAAAAGTGCAGAAAAAGATGCTGCAGCTGAGGCCTTGCAGTGGCTGATGGGTGGAAAACAGTCGGGCAGTGAGTATATCAGTCACATGTCCAAGTTGCTGAAGAAAAGTAAGAAGGATCACAACTGA